The Neomonachus schauinslandi chromosome 13, ASM220157v2, whole genome shotgun sequence DNA segment GGGAGCGAaggttataaaattaaaaagggaaaagatgggAAGTGAAGTGTGCCGGGGCTTCAGGTTGGGCGGGGTGGGCGGAGCATTCAGGTGCATCAGGCGGTGAGGCGCAGGTGGAACAGGCAGCTCTCCCAGAGCGCGGGGTGCCAACCCAAAGACTGTGACTCATGGTAAGTGTATTTATTTAGAACATCAACGTGCATTTAGAACATCAACTCATTAGACAACGAGTTGTCTAATGAGAAAAGTAATTTGCATAATAGtatgtgttttgatttttaaaggacATATGTATTCTGTCTAAAGGATCTATATTTATACACACCAAGCTGGCTGCTTCTGGGGAGTAAGATTGAATAGGTAGGGagcctttatatttttttactttatgcaCTTGTGTagtgcttgtttgtttgtttcttggatGAGCACGTGTTACTTCTATAATGATTTCAAAAGGCAAAGCTATGCCCAGTGCTGGAGGTTAGGCACCTTCCCCTAACCCAACTCTATAAGCCAcctttcatctctctctttccgGAGtctgttttcacttatttttgagaaaaagatgaaagaagagacaaatacaCATGACCAAAGGACAGGAGGAGAAATTTAAAGTCTTATGTACAAAGAGCCATATGAGTCTGAATGCCTGGGACAGGCCACCGCAGGAATGTTAGTGATGAGCCTGTGCGCTCCCTTTCTTGTTGCCACAGGCTCTGTGTCCAGAAACCACTGTCATAAAAAAGCAAGCAATCCCTACTGGGGGCATCCATTTCTGCAGGGGCATAGTTGTCATTCTTTTCTCTGGTAACTTGTTACCTTCAGTGGTGACAATATAATAGAGAGAAGTTTATGCACACCTATATTCCTATTATATTTACCATTGCATTCCTCCTGCCCAGGCATCCCTAACCCCATGTCCGTGACACCCACCCAACCAGAGGCATGTAATTAGAAATCAGGGGTTCTATACATTTGGATGGGGAAAAAATTATGTCTTTATTTCCAGTAACCTTTGATCtaaatttagcatttcctttatTTATGAATGTAGGTAATAAAAAATAGTACTGGTGACGATGTCATCAACAAAAATCATAAATACTTTCATCTTACAGATGTCGTATATCTTTTGATTACATATCACTGTGTAGAAagtatggtaataaataatttaatatgttaaaaacaaagtatattattactgtattgcattttaaaatcatcttaataattattaattataattggtgatttttatgtgtctatttcagttcatgcatttaaaataattgttttgagaAGGGAACCAAAGgctttttactttatgtatttcaAATCATTGTTCTGGGATAGAGTCCTCCCCTAGGCTTCCCCAGACTGCCAAAAGAATCCATGCCTTAAAAAGGTTATGTACCCTGACCCAGCAGGAGTCGGTGGTGACAAAGATGCATCAATACAGAGGCGTGGGACACAGGCTGTGCCACTGACTCCCCATGTGACCTGGGACAACATGTTTTACCTCTGTTTTGACATCTATCAGACGTTTTCTGATTCTGTGGCATCTGGTGTATTTTTTAAGGTCTTAAATTATTCTGAAATCAAGCTTAGCAGTAATCAGTCCTTACAACTGGAAAAGCACTAAGTGCAATTTTCCTTTGATTTAATGAGTACGTTAGTCATTTCCCAGTGACCACTACTTTGAATTTTCCCAGCTTGTTAAAGAACTGATTTCTATTTCCCCCTGTGGAGGAGAGTAACACCCTTGAGGATAAATCAACAAGGCATTATTAATCTCCTTCTAGGATGGCAGGCTATATTTCTGAAGCCTATCTTTTCCTCTCCTTATTTCCTCTGTCTGCTTCTAGCATAATAGGATTGAGCCCTCTTAGAAGAGAACACCAGTTAGTTTATCCTGCTTAATCTTTTTCTTCCAGCTTGAAAAAgacgccccctgcccccaccaccacaaGGGACTAGAGTTGACTTAGTGAGTGAGCTAAACCCTCTTTTGGCAAGAGAAGCTTGAAAGTAACTTTGCTCCCACAGTCCAGGCTGCAAAGCAGCCAGCCTCGGTGTAAGCAAAACTGGATAGTTTTCTTTCTATCTTAAAATCCCTTGATTTAGGTTCAAACTGTCATACGTTAGTTTTACTTGGTTACAGTTCTGACGACACCCATATTTTTCACTGTAGATGAAAGAGTAGGCTATTTAGAAATGAGTTAAGTGAGATCAAAGGCAataggcaggggcacctgggtggctcagttgttaagcgtctgccttcggctcaggtgatcccagggtcctgggatcgagccctgcatctggctccctgctaggcaggaagcctgtttctctctctcccgctccccctgcttgtgttccctctctcgctgtgtgtgtgtgtctctctctctgtcaaataaataaataaaatcttaaaaaaaaaaaaaaaggcaataggCAGGGCACTGTGGCGTTTTAGAGCAGAAATGGGCCCTCGGGATCACCTAGTCCACCCCCCTTCAGTTTGGAAGGATTCATGGTAAGCCCGGAAGGCCCCCAGAATGCCTGAGTTAGGTGCTGCTTCTCTGCTCCTACAGGCCCTGGGCTTCTCTTTCCATTCACAAGGCACTGGTTTCTTCAGGATCCAGCAGCAGCACAGTGTCCGGCACATAGGGTCAGTAAGTGTTGTTACGTAAGCTCGGAGTGCGTATGACTGTAATTGGATCATGGGTCCTACCAAGAGTGTCTCCACGGAGACCCAAGTGGCTGGTGGAGGGAGCCTGAAGCCAGCCAGTGAGCTTGGGCGGCCATGGCTTCCCCTTACCACTGGTTCTCAGCACAGCCGTCTGTCTTCAACCCAGACAGAAGCAGGAAAGGCAACAAGAACGGGGTTGGGGAAATGTCCTGGGGCCATAGAGTTGATTGAGAAATGCTGTTCTTTGGAGTAATGACCCTTCCCATCTGTATAGGGAAGAGAATCcttgtatttattaagcacctatgtAGCAGGCTCagttatgtatttatatactttacagaatgtattatttaatcctcacaagaaccctgGTGAtggctttatttccattttccagagaATAAATCGAGGCTTAAAGAAGTTAACTGATTGTCTCAGAATCATATAACTAAGAAATTGGGAGCTGAGATTCACAGCCAGGTCTTTCTACATTAAAGCCCATAAACTTTCTTagtttttgtctattatgaaGCAAATAATATACGAATCCTTTCtagttataaaaatgtaaaatattaccCACCTATATCAAATAAAACACACCCAtctcctttttctgtcttcccccAACCCACTGTCCTCCCCCAAGGACCCACTGTCAACACTTTGGCCTGAATCCTTCCATGTATTTTGCTCTGCatccacacatacatatatgtccATAGACATATAGAGCagaacaaacaaatacataaatcaagCTCAGACCTTTTCTACTACACTGTAGCTtcttcattaggaaaaaaaaaatgctaagttGCAACCAACTTTTacttttccctgttttatttGTAGAGataataattgtaattatttagtatttattgaccacttactgtgtgccaaacaCTTCACTAAAGTGTTTTATGTGGATCATTTTATGTGTCCTTACAGGTAGTACCCTGAGTTCCCCTTTACTTATGAGGCATTTGATACACAGAGAGTTTACGTAgattgctcagggtcacacagctaaggaACAGAACCAAAAGCCAAACCAGGGTTCTGGCTCCGAAGCCCATGTCCTTACCCACCGTGGAGATGCTTCCACTGGCGACTGATCCCTCTAGAGTCAGGGCTTGAGGGTAACAGAGTGGCTTGTTCTAATTAACTGAGATCATCATTTGGTTCCTACCTAAGGGCAGAGATCCCAGCACACAGTGTAGAGAAATAACTTCTGGGATATGTCAGCGGCCCTCGGCCAATCCCAGCAGTGTCTACAATGCCGTCACACAGCCAGCACTGCTTGCGTATGTGTTTAGCACGAATTAATGCATGAGAAACAATACCTGACACAAAGCAAAGGCGCTGGTTGCGCTTACATTCCTTAGTTTATAGTTCACAGAATGCTTTCACATGCAGTATTCCGTTTAATCCGTACAACAAACTCTGAGGAAAGGACGGTATAATTACGCCCATGGTATAGCTGAGGAGAGGCTCAGGTTGGTGAAGTGACTTAGGCAGCGCCTCACAGCTGGTTGGTGTTTGGTGCTGTGACCAGAACACACACCCTCTGAGGGAGAAGGTCGTTTTTCCCCTATGCTGAGCTCCTGCTGTACCTGCCTCCAGAACTGCAGGGATCTGGTGAGTGTACTGCTTCCTTATGACACAGAGTTTTGAGAGGGATGAGGGGTTCCTATTTCCAGAGTAGAGCTCTGGTGCTCAATATCCACCAGATGCTGAGAACACAGAGGGGTTTGTTTGCTGATGCATCTTCTGCATTCCCACTAACGCATGTTAATGCAAGCTGCCTGGCAAAAGGGACCCATGCCTCTAAGAGTTAAACATGGCAGAGGAAGATTTGGCAGTAGATGGTGATAGTCAACTCTCCCGGGGTTGGAAAGGTCACCCAAGTGCAGGCTTGTGGAGGCCTGAATATCTTCTGTAGCATCCACGGCAAATCGCCACTCCCACCTGCCCCTTGTCTTTTCTTCTTGTCACACCAAATATCCCCACTTCTGTTGTTCATACAACAGGGTTTCAAGACTCTTCGTtactctgttcctcctcctctaAATGTGGTCCAGGCTGGATATTTTAGGTCTTGCACAGTGAGGCCCAACACTCCAGGTGAGGTCTTCACGCTATCATCTTCATTCCCCAAATTATCTTATTAGTGAAAGCTAGGagtacagcttttatttttttgagaatccATATTTAAATCCCTATtggctaaatatatattttatctgcGCAAGTACTAAATCCTATACTGTGCCTGATCCTGAACAATTTGGAGGATTTGGTGATAAAAGAAATAGTGGGGATACTGGGATAAAACAATCTTGCGACAGGAGGCTTCGAAACATCTAGGGAGAAAAAGGCTGAAGGGTACTGTTCTTACACTGTCCTTTCTtctaccacattttcttcttttatcaaaaggaagactcaaaaagaaaaaaaaaagaaagaaaagagaaaaaacaaacaaacaaacaaaccccaaaactaaaaataaggaaGTGGAATTTCCTAAAACCTGGGTCAAAAAGATCTAATATCTCAAATTCTTGGCAGGACATGCGATACCCACCATCGCTTACAAGGTATTGGCCCTTAgggccctttctctttcctgtctcAGGAACTCAAACATGACCAGGAAGATCTTCACAAGTACCAGGGAGCGGTGGAGGCAGCAGAACGTCAACAGCGCCTTTGCCAAGCTGAGGAAGCTCATCCCCACACACCCTCCAGACAAAAAGCTGAGCAAAAATGAAACGCTTCGCCTGGCAATGAGGTACATCAACTTCTTGGTCAAGGTCTTGGGGGAGCAAACCCTGCAGCAAACTGGAGTGGCTGCTCAGGGAAACATTCTGGGACTCTTCCCCCAAGGATCCCACCTGCCGGACAAGACTCTACTCGGTGACTACCAGGTTCCTTCACTTGAACCAAGCCACAGCATTGCGTAGCGGGGCTCTGGCTGTCCTCACCCAGGGCAGCAATTGCTCAGAAGCCACTGGCTGTCGACAGCCTTTTGCATGTTCCAGTGTCAACTTGATGAATAATTTGTGAGGCATGCATTTAAGCTTCACAGGAGGTGGCTCAGGGACAGCTGCAGGGAGCCAGACAGAGGCCATGAGGAAGATGGCTTTGGAGTCTGCCACCCGCGGAGCTCCAGGCAGAGCAGCCTGCCTCTATTTTATGGATCCAGGATCTGCATAAGATGTTGtttgggcgggggtgggggggggggggggggaagcatagGTTAAAAACAGGTTTGGAAATCGCTGTTTTACTCAGTATGTTTTCAGTTACAAGGAAGGAGTTTCCCCATGACTGATCTCAGACAGATGAGTAGAAAATACTTGCCTCAGAACATGTTTTACAGATTGTTTTGAAGAATGAGGTATATGTGATCGAGGGTGAACAAAATAACGTTGATAAATGTGAAGAGAGCCCTCACGGAAACCAACCTGGAGACTTGTGAAAACTTGAGGGAAAAGACCCTCCTGACACGTGAGGATTACAGAAACACAGCAGATAACACGTGGAAGAGCTCTGCATCCTTTATCCCTGTGGAAATATGAAGTGTTACCTGCCTTGAGCCATTTATATCTATGTTATCTCTAAAGCCAAATGGTGGATTATTTCTGTGAGAGGAAAGGACTTGATAATTTATGAATTAGAGTTCATAGTTTTCTAAATAGCTAAAATAGGTTATCTAACCCCTTAGTTGCGCATGTCAGGCATTAAAACGTTTAATTCAGCCTGAGTTCCTCCTGGTTTAAGACCTGTAAACttcaaatataattatgaaaatccAAACATTACCATTTAACAACTCATTTAACAGAGAGCTTAGTTTAAACAAAAGATCTAGAGTAGACAATGGGAATGTAATAACAgactttaataaattaatgaatttgtAATTTGTCTTCCTAGCTATGGAGCATTAGCTCAATCTTATGCTGGTAGGAGTGGTACCCACTAGTCAATGAAACAGTGCGGATCTGGCAGAACTACTCACAAccacgtgccccccccccccccatgattGGATTCAAAGATGGATTCAAGGATGAATCCCATAGCTGAGCCCAGAATACAAATAATGTCAGTTGATTGTCTCTGGGacattttatttccctaaagTTCTTGACAGTGCATTGGTTTTAAAACCTTCTGAACCACAGGTATGAAACTGATGGATTTGCAATTATGGGTTTCCAGTGTATACACAATAGAAGAATTTAAATTTCCTGCTACTCTAGAAAGAAGATATTGATTTATGGAAGGTTGAACTGAGCCTCTTTGGTTTGGTGATCAGAAAAAAAGCTAGATGAGGCTCCCCCAAAATCTCCTTCCCCCCAAATAACAAGGTCATAATGTCATTAACATTTACACAGCATTCACACTCATAGCCCAGTGCATTTATCCGAAGCACTATGTTTTCCTTCTAGGTCTTCCTTTAAACTGCATTCTATACACTTCCCTATGGACCCAGAGTAGTCCAGGGAAACACATATGCACAGAGACTAAGGGACTTCCTCCAAATGTGCATTTCTTGCTCATGAGGTTATGTGGACTTAAATTTGTCCCCAAACTACCAACTGATAGTATATCTCAAAGCTTTGATGACAGTTGTCAATTGAACATTACTTACTCTCTTCATCTAGCATTAAATCAAAATAACACTTTTGACAGCGTTTTTATGTTAGCTTCCTATTAACATGTTGCTGACGAGGGCACAGAGGACCTCTTTGCCTGAATGCAGGATTTTACTGCTCTTCTCAGAATGAGTGCCCTTTTCTGCTGTTGGGGCCATGTCTGTCAGTACAGAGGGCCTTTCCACTAAAGTGTAAGAGAGTGCTCCTGAAAAGTCGTGAGATTGAGTTATCATTAAACTATATGAGGGGGATAATGATTTAAAGAAACCCTGCAGGAAATTCCATTGATAAACgaataaacacttaaaatattaCTTGATGTAATTTACCTCTTAAATTATTTACAAGCTTAGATTTTGGTATATCAAGTTGTGTGGGGTTAAAGTGACTGTCAAAAGGAATTCTAGGTACACATGGATCAAAACCTTTGGCAAGGTATCCATGGGACTGGAAACTAATTCAAAAATTACTCTGTGGTCTTTCATGGTGTCTTATACTCAAGGCTTGGTGATTGCAGTAGTAAGAATTTTCCATTAAAACACATTATAGTTCACTGATGGTACATCTCTTTATGGATTATTTGAACCCAACAGAAAAGTTTAGATGGATTATATCTACACTACTCtgttacttgaaaaaaatgtttggtcTGCTCTGGACACCACTAGAAATTTCTGGAAACCAGGCATAAACAGGGCCACTGATTTATATAGGTCATGAGATTGGCTTGTTTTACTCCttgttttacagaggagaaaataggTCCACAGTGTTATGAAGTGACTTTCCAGAGGTCCCATGGACAATTAATGGAAACCCAGGACACGGTGCCTGATTTCCTGACCCTGTGTCCAACCTTTCTACAGCCCTGTTCAGCCTCTAAGTTTTTTAAGATTGAAAACAGATAAGCACCTTATTGTTATGCTCATCTCTTTTCAACAGCATACAGTAGTCTTCATATGCCTTTTTATTGAAATTGATTTATTGTGCTTTATAGAATGTGATTAGATGTATTaaccaaagatttttttgttgatGTGTTTTGTGAGTTTTTAACCACTGAATTTGCTATTTAACTATTAATTTattgcaaataaattatttaagaaaagaaattattcttaaaaaaaagaatttcataaatTTACTAAGCTTTTCCTCCTGTTCTCTCCATCCTCACAGCCACTGCTCTGGCTttgaccccctcccccactatTGTCTTTAGTCTAGAAAAAATCTAACATGCCCTGGTTagtctttctctcctctctatttctctctctctctacctctggcTCTCTCTTCATTTCACCTTACACACAGCTCCCTCACTGTCCTTCTCAAACCACAGCTGGGGTCAGATCACTCCCTAGCTATCAAACCTTCAGCATCTTGTCCACCAGACTGAGACAAATGCCTTACTCCAGGCACTCTGCAGCCTGGTCCTTCCTTGTACCTTCCACAATCCCCTAAATATATTGTACATGCTAATGAAACTACCTCCCTTGATAGTCCCCAGACATGTTCTACTTCTTAGTAGctctgacttttctcttgtgattccACTTGCATGCATGAATGTTCCCATTCTCATTCTACTCACCCCTCCACCTGCACCAAATTCCACTCACTAACATCCTTCATGACTGATCTTAAACACCACTCCTTCACAAAGCTTGACTCCTCGTTTAAACACCATCTCTTACATGAAGTCCTCCTAGATTTCCACCATTCAATTGAAACTCTCCTTTCTCAGAATTCCCTTTTGTGCTTCGCGACCCTTACTTCCTCTACTCTAGGTTGCAGACATGTGTGTATATTCTGTCCCCCTTCTCCAGTAAGCTAAGATCTCCTTGAGGAGAGGGATGGTTTTTAACATTTACTCCTCACAAGCAAGAGACCTcactttcaaaatgagaaaactgtaTCGAGACTGCCTCTGTTAAGAATAATCCTCTAGCTTCCCCTAAAAGAGGACATTGAAATGAAACTGGAACAGGCTGAGTTTTCCTGAGAAACCCAAAGTCTATTGCTCTTCTTAACAGTTTGTTTCTCGTTTCTATTCGGTGTGCCCCTGGCAGCAACTGTCTTAGGAGGTTTCACCACCTAAGAATGGCTTGAGATGGCCAAAATATGTGTAAGTTATGCACAATTGGCTTTGtccttaaaaaggcaaaagatgaAAGAAGTCTGGGAGAATGGACAGCTTAACTGCTGACCCACAGGCCAAAGGTTAGTTAAAAGTCACATCCTTAAATAAAAAGGTCAAAGATAAGGAGGGAATCTGAAAGTCCAATGGCAATGCAAAGTGAGGGATTTAAACTGGCAGGTGTTAGAAAGGAATGCCAAGGAATGAATGCACTCAAAGGATTGCTGGAAGCCAGGGGCAGTCTCCTAAACCACTTTCGCCTCTGGGACTGTTGGGTTTACCAGAAATAGGGAAACGTTccctcttattttctctttcttgctgatGACCTATCACAAAGAGATCTTAAAGAGCACTAGATTTtaacataaatatacataaatttagtTAGGTTTGTCATCTgccaaataaatttaagaatttaactTCCAGAGCTCGAGGATTTTCTGGT contains these protein-coding regions:
- the TAL2 gene encoding T-cell acute lymphocytic leukemia protein 2: MTRKIFTSTRERWRQQNVNSAFAKLRKLIPTHPPDKKLSKNETLRLAMRYINFLVKVLGEQTLQQTGVAAQGNILGLFPQGSHLPDKTLLGDYQVPSLEPSHSIA